A stretch of the Marasmius oreades isolate 03SP1 chromosome 8, whole genome shotgun sequence genome encodes the following:
- a CDS encoding uncharacterized protein (CAZy:GH20), whose product MTRSTLFLVAALVSSATALWPQPQSISTGSNALKISPSFHITLSGIKNAPKDLLDAISETKDNIANDKLERLVVGRGAVDAEAVAKSAELKELVVSLEHDGKIRSISEEAVDAIENRVEGYSLTVPEDGSAATLKANSTLGLYRGLTTFQQLWYFWDGKVYLVDAPVEIQDSPKYPYRGLMLDTARNYFPVEDIKRTLDAMSLVKINTFHWHVVDSQSFPLQVPGFMELSEKGAYSPSSVYTPKDVKDIVAYAAARGIDVIAEIDTPGHTSVIAKAFPEHIACNEKTPWATYANEPPAGQLRLASDATVKFTANLIEAASSLFLSKFFSTGGDEVKQSCYQDDEETQQQLNASGKTVETALNDFMKATHEALHKNGKTAVVWQEMVLEHKIELRNDTVIFVWISSTDVKAVAEAGFRLVHAASDYFYLDCGGGGWVGDFPSGNSWCDPFKTWQKAYSFDPTANLTESESKLVLGGQQLLWTEQSGPQNLDSIVWPRAASSAEVFWSGIGGSISQALPRLHELGFRLNQRGVRAIHLQPLWCALRPGVCDLTA is encoded by the exons ATGACACGCAGCACGTTGTTCTTGGTGGCAGCCCTAGTCAGCAGTGCGACTGCTCTATGGCCTCAACCTCAGAGTATATCAACTGGCTCTAACGCTCTCAAGATCTCACCTTCCTTCCATATCACCCTCTCTGGAATCAAAAACGCTCCTAAAGACCTTCTCGACGCGATTTCGGAGACCAAAGACAATATCGCGAATGATAAACTCGAACGGCTCGTCGTTGGTCGTGGTGCTGTAGATGCAGAAGCTGTTGCGAAAAGTGCCGAGTTGAAAGAGCTCGTAGTGTCCCTGGAGCACGATGGCAAAATCCGAAGTATTTCAGAGGAAGCAGTCGATGCGATAGAGAACAGAGTTGAAGGATATAGCCTTACTGTTCCTGAAGATGGGTCAGCGGCTACTCTCAAAGCGAATTCTACACTTGGGCTATATCGAGGATTGACGACATTCCAGCAGCTATGGTACTTCTGGGATGGCAAGGTTTACCTGGTGGACGCACCTGTCGAAATCCAAGACTCTCCCAAATAT CCTTACCGTGGACTTATGCTTGACACTGCCCGGAACTA CTTCCCGGTTGAAGATATCAAGCGTACTTTGGATGCCATGAGCCTGGTCAAG ATCAACACCTTCCATTGGCACGTTGTCGACAGCCAGAGCTTCCCACTCCAAGTTCCGGGATTTATGGAGTTGTCTGAAAAGGGTGCCTACTCACCTTCCTCGGTGTACACACCAAAAGACGTGAAAGATATTGTTGCTTATGCCGCAGCG CGTGGTATCGATGTAATTGCCGAAATTGATACCCCAGGTCACACCTCCGTGATCGCCAAGGCCTTTCCCGAACACATCGCCTGTAACGAAAAAACTCCCTGGGCCACGTACGCCAACGAACCTCCCGCTGGCCAGCTCCGTCTCGCCTCCGACGCAACTGTCAAGTTCACCGCTAATCTCATTGAAGCTGCTTCTTCCTTGTttctatccaagttcttctcgACCGGGGGAGATGAAGTGAAGCAATCTTGTTaccaagacgatgaagagactCAACAACAGCTTAATGCAAGCGGGAAGACTGTGGAAACTGCGTTGAACGACTTTATGAAGGCTACCCATGAAGCGTTGCATAAGAACGGGAAGACGGCTGTTGTATGGCAAGAGATGGTTTTGGAACATAAGATCGAGTTGAGGAACGatactgtgatctt CGTCTGGATATCTTCTACCGATGTCAAGGCCGTCGCAGAAGCAGGGTTTAGACTTGTTCATGCTGCGTCTGACTATTTCTACCTTGactgtggtggtggtggatggGTTGGGGACTTCCCCAGTGGAAATAGTTGGTGTGATCCTTTCAAAACCTGGCAGAAG GCCTACTCATTCGACCCAACTGCCAACTTGACCGAATCTGAATCCAAACTCGTCTTGGGTGGACAACAACTCCTCTGGACCGAACAATCCGGTCCTCAAAATCTGGATTCTATAGTATGGCCTCGTGCAGCATCATCTGCAGAAGTGTTTTGGTCTGGTATAGGAGGGAGTATCAGTCAGGCGTTGCCGAGGTTGCACGAGCTTGGGTTTAGGTTGAATCAGAGAGGTGTGAGGGCTATACATCTGCAGCCTTTGTGGTGTGCGTTGAGACCTGGGGTTTGTGATTTGACTGCTTAA